In Betta splendens chromosome 3, fBetSpl5.4, whole genome shotgun sequence, the genomic window TATTTCTCCattgctgtgtttttgctgttcGTACAGGTGACCTGCATGGCCGACTTGATGACTTGCTTCTTATCTTTTATAAGGTAATGTTGTAGTTTTAATCCGCATCATGTGCTGTTTGCTCTACAGTAAACCATTATTTCATGCATTATTAGCGTTCTATTATTAATAGATGTATTAGCTATTAGTTTTGTACCAGGATGTTGatcttgtgtttgtgcagaacgGCCTTCCCTCTGCCGAGACGCCTTATGTTTTTAATGGGGATTTTGTGGACCGTGGGAAAAAGTCAATCGAAGTGGTGGTCCTCCTGTTTGCCTACCTTCTCCTCTACCCCGACTATATGCACCTGAACCGAGGAAACCACGAAGACCACATCATGAATCTCAGGTGGGTAAGATGTGAGAGACATCAGAGAAAATGTTTGTGACCTTGTTTGATTAGAAGATTAGATATACATTTTGAAATTGTTGTTTCAGATACGGGTTCACAAAGGAAGTCATGCAGAAGTACAAGGTACTGAATGACAGACATGTTTTGTCTGCCTTTTATTATGTCATTGTTTTCAACTGTCTTGCAGAGTTGCATCTGGACTGATGGGCCTATTAGCTCTCAGTTAaggctttgatttgttttgtacTTTGGGCAGACTCATGCTTGTGAAATCCTCCAGCTGTTTCAGGATGTTTTCAGCCTTCTGCCTGTTGCAACAGTCATCGATGGAAAGATCCTAATTGTTCACGGTGGGATATCGGATCAGACAGACCTGGATTTCCTCAGCTCCATAGAGAGGCACAAGGTCTACTCTTTTACCTGAAGTGATAGAGCttggccactagatgtcaggAAAATGTAGTTTCGCATACTtcaacacatttacagtgaCCATACTGTAAAAAGAACAGAAATGCCATGTAGTGATGATTAGGTTAATGTGGGTGCATTTGTTTCATagtctcctcttctcttctagGTGAAATCTGCTCTTAGATTCCCCAGACGCAGGTTCGAGCAGCTGGATATTGATCATTCCTGCAGGCAGGTGAAAAGAATAAAATCTACAGACGCCTCTCTTCCTAGCAGCAGTCGAAGTCACAGCAAAACTCACAGGTCTAACAGCAGCTAAGGCCATTTACAAATGTCATAATTCCTCCTGAGGCACAGTCTTTTTTTGacaccttttgtttttctgtaggAAGAGGCGATGTGGACTAAGTCGACAGGACAGCGGCACTTCTGTGtcgtcctcttcatcctcatcgtcctcgtcctcttcgtCACTTTGCTCTCCTCAAACCCCATCCTGTCTCTCATCTCGTCCCTTCCCATCCTCCCCCAGCATTTCTTACGCAGCTAATGTCCTCCAGGTGCCTTTCCTGgactctctgtcctctgtcccacctccatctcctccgcAACATGAAAAGGAATGGAAACAGGTCAGAGGACTAATTAAGTTCAGGACAAATAATTACTGTTCctgctgtattttgttttttagtctAGACTTGTATCACCTGCAGATAGTGGATATATTGTGGAGTGACCCTAAAATCCAAGATGGCTGCAGTCCAAACACATTTAGGGGAGGAGGCTGCTACTTCGGCCCTGACGTCACCAGGAAACTGCTGCTCCAGCACAACCTGCAACTACTTATTAGATCTCATGAGTGCAAGCAGGAGGGATATGAGCTCTGTCACGACGGAAAGGTGATTcagtgaaaaagaaaagtaTAAAGCACGAGAGCCCGGAGAAGCTAACATATGTGTGTTTTGGTTCTGTAGGTGATCACTATTTTCTCAGCATCAAACTACTATGAGGACGGGAGCAACCGTGGCGCCTATGTCAAACTGGGCCGGGAACTAGTTCCACGCTTCTACCAGTACCAAGTCAGCCGCACGACACGTAGACTCACCCTGACGCAGAGGTACACAGTAGAATGAGGGCTAACTCAATAGTCCAAAACAAGCCTGTGTATCACTGACATCACCTATTAGTTGTCCTCATCCTTCAAGTTTCACCGAGTGACTATCCAGTAATGAAGGGGCCTCGGTGTGACCTGCATTGTGTTCGCAGGGTGCGAGCTGCTGAAGGCTCGGCTCTCAGGgcgctgcaggagaagctgttTGTCCATCGCTCTGAGCTGATGGCAGGCTTCCAGCAGTATGACCAGAGTCACAGTGGTGAGCTTCATCCACCCTGGTCAGCTTTGTAGTGCACATTAGCATGTAGTCAGGCAAATGTGTCGATGTAAACCTATCTGTGCTCAGGGTTTGTATCAGTCAGTGAATGGATTCTGGTGTTGGAGGCAGTACTGACACTGGACCTTCCTTGGAGGACACTTCGTCCACATTTATGCCGTGTGGCACCAGATGGCAGAGTAGAGTACGAGTCTTGCTTTGAGGATATGGGACCAGGGATTCCTCTGCCTCAGGTCAAAAAAGACAATCTGTACATATTACTATCCCTACATATTactttgttttgattcattATGCAGCTGTAGTTTCTTGTGTAAAAATGCAGTCACTTGTGAATATGTATGAATTCAGTGAGACGTCAAAAGCACTCCTAGTTTAATGTGATTAGTGAAATAACTGCTttacagaatcagaatcagctttaatggcccaggacaaccaaggaattatgTGTGGTCTTAGTCCGtttttgttccctcttgtgacacAAAATTTGTTAGTTATTTACaaaattgaataaataaataataatataataacaaataaatataaactgcagctcgctgtACTTACTGCGCTGTCCATTTAAACCATTCCAGccactttgcttttcttcatttcaggTCACTCCAAATTTAGCTGAAACTCTGTTTCGATACAGGACAGATATTGAGATAATCTTCAACATTATAGACAAAGACCATTCAGGTAAAGTAAAGCTTGATCACAGTGAAAAATTCCCCAGAAAATTCAAAATACATTCTTCAGAAAGATTTGATGATTTTCAGGTCTGATCTCTGTTGAGGAGTTTCGTCACACCTGGCGTCTGTTCAGTGCCCACCTTGGGGTTGACATTGACGATAAAGCCATCAATGACCTCGCCCGCAGCATCGACTTCAACAAGGACGGCAGTATAGACTTCACTGAGTTTCTAGAAGCCTTCAGAGTCGTGCACAAGCTGGAAATCAAGGATCAGCAGCCCATCGGAACaacaaataaaagtctttgtCAAGAGAAGAGTTTGTTGCAGTAAATCTATATCATGACTGGATTTATATATAAGGattacactgacacacaatTTCAAGTCTGTCAAAGTCTGTACTTTCTTTATACTGTAGAAGTTAACTAGCTGCTGCATTTGTGTTCAGATGTCGTCAGGCTGCACACAATGTAGTGGGTTTCATTTTTAGTGACCCAGAGATTTGGACAACATGATTATAATCTAAAATATACTGTTCTacgtatttttgtttttgtgcagtttTGTAAATGCAAATAAGGAGATTGTATGTATTATATGTTACATACACagattgcatttatttttaaatctatattATTTAACTAACTGAAAAatgtttcagctcctctgcagttgtttaaaacatttttaaagtacaaaaatgtgtttttttttaacctaatCTGTCAGTTGCACTGTAAACTTGAGCAGctgaacagctgcaggtttcTTAGCAGCTGACTATGTAATGGCTTTAAGGTTCACACCCTTTAAGCATGTACTGCACACATTCCACTACATCTGTCCAGCCGTTTTGTGTATTTGCTGTAGCTCTCCTCCATGCCTTGCTTCTGCCCCTCTGCCTGTTCTAGAGTAATTCTAGGCCCTGCCTCCCACTGCCACTCCCAGTCCTTTCCTCTATGACACTCTCAGCCCTTCAGCCCAGTCGGCTGTCATTTCACTCTGAACACAGACTCAGATGGAAGCTCAGACGGGGCTCCTGACACTGCTGCTCGCTCTCTTCCCGCTCTCTTCTCAAATGAGAAACCACAATGTGGGGCTCTGAGTAGCTCAGAAGCAGTCATCAGCATCACTGTGGTCAGATAGAGAACACGGTATCTGACCTTCCTCAGCTTGGAAAACCACCAGGCTGAAACTGGCCTTCCTTCGTCTCATCCTCACAAGAAACGTCAACATACGCTTCATCCTCCACATCACCTGGTTTAGCTCCCTCTTCCCCTGCACTCTACCTGTCCTCTTCCCTTTACACCTTTCCAGCTTCAACTTCAAGTCAAGGTCCATCGGGTTTAAGATGACAACATCATTGACTCATGTCATCCCTTCATCGAAGGACACCACCTCCGAACGTGCCCTGCTCCTCAGCAGGCAGCCCGTGTGCCCGTACCCACCTGTACCCATTCATGAAACCTTTTCCTTTCACATTATTGAGAATCCAGGTCCAGAGGTGGACAgacagctgctgcctgcaggGCACCTGTAGCGGAGTCACACAGTTTGTCTAGGTACGTTGATGTTGCTTTATAACTTTCAGATTGTTAGATTAATCTGGAAATGATGCAATTGCGCTTtttgacaaagaaaacaaactaacCTTGTGCAAGGAACTATGACCAATGAACAGAATGCAACATTTtaatactattactattattcatTTCCACTCTGGCTGCTTCACATCCAAAATACTTTTAGAGGTTGtaatttttcatttattctaCTACATGTTTTTAGTGGATCACAGTGGGTAGATAATTATAATTTCTTAACTGCTGAATGAAGCCAAACTGGTAAATTATAACCTTGCATGAGTAGATTTCATCTTTAGATGAAATGATTAATAGCAATaaattgatttattattatgatattGTTTGCTGGGTATAATTGTATTAAactacccagcaggcatttcaacgttAAATCATAGTAAtattatggttgaatgaccaCTGTATtctgtgttgattttgaaaggtgaatcaacgttgatcAAGCGTGGTTTCAATGTTACATCAATGTCACAAATACAACTCACAATATGTCAACAttaatttaaaagtattttgttaacctttttacaaccatcaGCATTCAACGTTTTTTCAATGTTTCATcaacgtcacaacaataactgacattatttcaactatattttaacattgaaggtcggttgaaggtcggttgtgtgcctgctgggtaaCTTAGTAAtgtggccagtgagtgtatACAAGCCTCAAATGTTACAGATCTAAACTGGATCATCCTTATTATTTGCCTATGATAATGTTTTACCCCCTAAACATCTCTGaactaaatttaaatgtttaagtaaatgctaaaataaaactCGTTTAATTATTACCTGCTGGTTTGCAGCTTGTAATTACGCCTCACCCGTTCATCCCAGACCTTTGCTGCTTGTTCCCAGAGTTGTGATGTTCAGTGAACAATGGAGGCTGTTCCCAGCTGTGCTCCTACAAGCAAACAGAGACTAGAGCACGGTGCTTTTGTGGACCTGGATTCTTTCTGCTGGATGACGGGCGGACGTGCCGAGGTCCATACTGTATTTCTTGATTTGTTCTCTCCCACAGCAGTGACTTCAGTTTTCTTCAAGGACCCTCAGTGGCAGCCCTGAGCAAATAACAACATTGTGTGCACTGAGGCATGTTACAGCACAACAGGGAGTCTCCTTCACATGCATCATGTGTTTGATGTTTAATGGCTGACAGATAAACACAAGCGGTTGGTAGAATTTACAGCACCACGATCACCTTGTAGCTGTGGACTGACAGATGCTTAATGTATTGTCTCAGCGCACCTGCTAACAGACAGCCTATCATTTGTGACAGTGGATGGTTTTgatggtattattattattcagagtGACCTTTGACAGATGGTGTCGTTCAGGCCTCGAGGTTTGGCTGAATATTAGCTGAAGATTCCATTTCATTCCACTTTCATTCCAAGAAAAAAAATTGGACTCTAGTCCTTGTTGTTAAAAGGTGTCGTTTTGGAGCTGCGACACAAGCTCACCGagtccttcctgcactgtgagGGGTGGGGAGAAACATCTGTGCTTCGGTTTGGTCATTACAGATTAAACAGCAAGCAAACATCAAGACCCATCATTGAGCGTTTTTAGATAGCAGCTTAATTTAGTGCAGCGGTGGTGATCACTGTCTttgatctgctgctctgctctttcATCTTAGTCCAGCTTTGGAGTGTGTGCTCTCGTCCAGTTAGACGTGCTGATTTATGAGTTATGGAATCTCTGTCCATCCTGCCATTTAGAACAGCGTAATCTACTGTATACGAATAACCATTGCTTACATTGTTCTtgatgtggtgtgtgtctgtttaaacGTGTAGACATAGACGCACCAGTGTCGGCACAGATGCAGTAACACATTTGGTTCGTTTAAGTGTGACGATGGTTATCAGCCTGCTCCCAACCAGGCGTCCTCCTGCACGGGCGTGTGTCGCTCATGTCTTTATATtagcgtgtttgtgtggttcATGTCTATGACTggtgttttccctgcattgcgGTGCATCTTTCCAGATGCGGATGAATGTGATGCCTGTAGCTGTGACAggctgtgtgtttgaatgtgtcaACACTCCAGGAAGTTTTTTACTGCCAGTGCCCTGGTGGATACAGCCTCCAGAGTTTGGAAACATTAACTTCACATTCACCTGCACAAGCTCTGAAGCAGGAGTGCATAGGTAGGGGGAAATAGATTGCTACTGTATCACAATGTATCTCTCCAAAGTAATTATTGTTACACTTCTTTGCTTAATGTCAAGCATCCTGGTTGTCTCCACATACAGACATCAACGGGTGCCAGGAGGACATCTGTGACTGGCAGTGTGTCAACCTTCCAAGCTCTCAGTGCTATATCTGCCCAAGAGGATGCACCCTCCAAACAGATGGACGACGATGCAGAGGTTAAATCAGTAGAATCAGTAGCAGTAGAAATTTAGTCTCAATTAACCCACTCCTATGCAATGATTGGGACGTCTTTGGTGAAATCACACAGAACAAGTTGTGAGACATTCAtttgtctttctctcttccAGACATAGACGAGTGCAGTCGGAGGAATGGAGGCTGCTCCCACATCTGCGTTAACCAGAATGGTGCCTACAAATGTGCCTGCCCAGCGTCCCATGGCctcgcctcctccagctggaaAACATGTGTTGTCTGAGCGGGACACTGTCAGGCCTGAGGCAAACTTTATCAGTACAGGCATCCTGTAGATGTCttcttttttagttttaaataGAAACATAACCACTACTCCCTTCCAACATTCTGCTGTTGAGCGCACATcaagcatttactgtagttacacACAGTAAAATCATTTGTAACATTATGACTGGGACAAAACCACAAAGGTTTTGTCTATAATTTGGCATTCATATGCagttatatttgtatttataatacaaaaaacaaaacacataaaaacattttagatTTAAAGAAAACTCGCTTTATTCTCTATAGATCAATATTTAAGCAAGACTGCAAAACACAGTGAGTTTTGTTTGTACCAAATGATAATACTGTAAGTctgtaatttaaattattttttattaaaaaaattttttttaattatatttccTCTTTAGGTAGGTTTTAGTAATGGATAGTAAGTGAACTTTTTTGTACTCACATGACCCACATATACTGTATTCATGTCACCTACTCTATTGAATTCATTGTTGAGTAGAATTACTTGGGTCATCAAGCAACTTCTCACCTGTCAGAAAACTACCAGGTGTCTTTGTCGTATGAAATGCCTCCATAAACTCTGGCattcattttctcctccatgACGCTCCCTCCAACGTTACGTGATGATTACACGTTGGTACTGTATGCTGTGATctgtgcttttgatttgctttcaaaataatttcttctaataataataatttcttcAACAACATATTAGAACAAtatattttgtttctaaaataGTTAAAAGGGCAGAAAAATAACATTTGAGAGAAATAACTGTTACATGCACTTAGTGCTAAATGTGCCTTGCTAAGTACTGTAAAATTGCAATGTAAGTGTTACTTACTATATAGTAATATACGATTTTCACAACACTAAGACCAGGATGCTTTCTTATACAGTATCTTTGTGAATTTcgttataaataaatgcatattACACACGCTGTTTACGGACTGTGTTTATAAGCAAAAGTAATAAATAAGTTCACAGTCCAGACTCTAAGAAACGTTcttatgttctttttttatcaaTCAGCTGCTAAGTCCAGTTACATGAAGATATGGGAGCTGCAGAATTCACTGATGCATAAATACACTTACAAGCACCATGTGAATTAGTTGTGAGAAGCTTTGCAGCCATTGGGCAGTTGATTCCACTGACCAAACCTCATCTGCTGCATTTTTCACTGCATCAGGCAACTTGAACTGGGTAGAAAGTCCTGCACATATGTGATCACTGCCTTGGACAAATAGGTCATGGTGCCATAGCTGCCACTGGGCGCGCTGTCGTAGAAGAAGTTGCAGATGCCGGTCGCTGGGTCTTTCTCAAGGAAATAATCACTGGCGCTGTGGGATTTCTGGGAATGAGGCAGAACGGAGTAAAAGTCTGATGAGCAACAGCAAGGATTAACATGCCTCCTGCCAGAGGCAGTAGTACCTGGTCACTGAGAAAGAGGTCGTTGGCCAAATGTAGCACACGGTCTATGTGGATAATGCTGCCAATAGTGTCCATGTCCACATCAGCTACCAGGCCCAGAACCATAACGGTCTCCACTAGCAGCTGCCGGTACTCGGGCTGTGGCACATGGTACAGCACAGACTCCACCTGCACTGCAAACTTAATCTCCCCTGCTGTCATCTGTACATAAGGCACACAATCAAACACACGTCTCAGCGCAAAAGCGACTTCAAACAGTAAATCCAGATGAAGGTGCCATCATACCTCTCTTGTGGTAGAGGAGGGCAACACGTATCCATCGATGGACAGGCCGTGGCACTTCTGCAGGATCTTCCACACCTTCTGGTAAAAGCCCACTGGGACCCTGTTGATAGCTCCATCCAGCCTGCGTCTCCTCAGCCACTGGCCTTGTCTCTCCTCCCAGTGCAGCTGTCCATCTACTGGACCAGAGCCCACCGGTGACAGCATTCCACTGGGGGTGGAGGGGCTGCTGCATCGCTGTGATGGGACAAGATTAGGTACATACtatgaaaacatatttaataagcCACTTTACTGATTTCAACCTTATTCCTATGTAAGGTATCTGTGTTTCCGATGTCATATTTGTATCTCTGTCAAAGCATCTGTTCTGTCCCCACACTTTTTTTATAGATTAGTGCATGACATCAGAGTATTAGTGTCTGCTGAGAAAGCTTAAATAATAAGTCTCCATCTGCACTCCTGTACATTTTACCTACATCTCTGCTTTTAAACATGTTTGATTTGATCGGTGGCTGGATTGTGAATCTAATAAACCTCTCACTTGAAACTCTCAACCATTCTGTGTCAAAAAATTACAGACCAACCAATATCAAAGCTTCCTTTTATGTCAAAAATTTTggaaacagaggcagcagcacagctgactACTTTTATGGCACAAAATAAACTATTTGATCAATTGCACTCAAAAGATGCAGAGACTGCTCTACAGGTACTTCATAGGTCTCCAGTGACATAATGATGGCTGTGGCCTCTGGCCGTTATTGTCACGTTCCATGCCACTTCGCCATAAACTGCCCACTAAAAGAtcaggctcatcgctagcacggagggtagcggtcCTTGgcagcgcctccgctcgctcacttCCGACAGTCACGTTACTCTCCAGAACCCgttccgtccagcaggcggtgctaaTTGATTCAGGAGCCGATGCCAGTCTAATGGACGCAGGACTGGTGGAACGCATGAGCATCGCTACTCTACCCTTGGCTTCAcccgtggagacggcggcgctggacggacggtggctctggagagtcacccacCACACGGAGCCGGTAACCATGACTTTCGCTGACGCACATACCGAAAGGATAACATTCCTGGTAGTAGAATCTTgttaccacccggtggtactagGACACACTTGGTTGAGGTTACATAACCCAACGCTAGATTGGCGCAGTGGGGAGGTGAACCGATGGGACACGGACTGTCATAATACATGCTTCCAGTCTTCAACCTCTCAGCAGGAGCCTGCgggtgcagcagcaacagccggAGAGGAGATCGAGAAGGCCAATCTGACAGGAGTCCCTGAATGTTACCATGATCTCAGCCCAGTTTTTTGTAAGTCCCGAGCGACCTCTCTACCTCCCCACAGGAAGCACGATTGTGccatcaacctgcgcccagggaccactaCACCCAAGGGGAGACTCTATCAGCTCTCGTCCAAAGAGAACCGTGCCATGAAGGAATACTTGGACGCGGCCCTCGCATCAGGAATAATCCGTCCCTCTTCTTCGCCGGCTGGGGCGGGGTTCTTCTTTGTTGGGAAGAAGGACGGCTCATTGCgaccctgcattgattaccgcgGCCTCAATTACATCACTATCAGAGACTCGTATCCTTTACCCTTGTACCCAGCTTTTGAGCTGTTGGCAGGGGCCACTCACTTCACCAAACTGGATCTCCGTAACGCGTACCACTTGGTATGCATCGGggagggggacgagtggaagacggcattcaacaccccgaacggACACTGTGAGTATTTGGTCACGCCTTTCGGCCTCACCAACGTGCCAGCCATCTTTCAGGCGTTTGTGAACGAGGTGTTGGGTCCGATGATcaatgactttgtttttgtaaatctTGATGATATTCTTGTCTTttctcgctccgaggaggaACATATAGCGCACGTCCGCCTAGTCCTGAAAAAACTACTGAAGCACCGTCTATTCGTGAAAGCGGAGAAGTGCGAATTCCACGCCGACAGGGTCTCGTTCTTAGGGTTTCTCGTTTCAAGGGACAAGATAGAGATGGAtccggtgctgcggatgcccgtCCCACAACGGCATTTCGTAGTGGAGGTAGACGCTTCTAACTCAGGAGTTGGGGCAGTGCTATCCCAGAGGGACCCAGCTGAAGGTAGGCTCCACCCATGCGCCTTCATGTCCCGGAAATTGTCAACAGCGGAACGCAATTATGATATTGGGGATAGAGGATTACTAGCAGTCAAGGTGGGTCTAGAAGAGTGGAGGCACTGGTTGGAGGGGGCCGACCAACCCTTCTTGGTATACACAGACCACAAAAACCTAGAATATCTAAGGACAGCCAAGCGGCTGAATTCACGTCAGGCCCGGTGGGCCCTGTTCTTTAGCCGGTTTAATTTTCACCTTTCATACCGCCCCGGATCCAAGAATGTAAAGCCTGATGTCTTGTCTCGTCTGCacgacgcgcagcaggaaccggCGGAGCCCGAACCCATCCTACCAGCTGGATGCCTGGTGGGAGCAGTTGCCTGGCCGGTGGAGCGTCAAGTACGAGAGGCCACACGAGACCTTCCAGTTCCACGCGGTGTCCCGCCCAATCGACTGTTTGTACCACCAGACCTCCGAGGGAAGGTGATCCAATGGGCCCACGCGTCAGCGGTGAGTGGATATCCGGGGGCCTCACGCACCACATTCAGAGtgggagaacggttctggtggccgaccaTGAAAAAGGGCGTACTAGAATACGTCGCTGCCTGTCCCAcatgtgccatgggcaaggcttCCCACCAGCGACCGGCGGGCCTGCTCCAACCCCTGCCGGTACCACATCACCCATGGTCACACGTGGCACTGGATTTTGTGACCGGTCTACCACCCTTCCAGGGAAAAAACGtagtcatgacggtggtagaccgatTCTCCAAACTAGCCCACTTCGTCCCATTACCCAAGTTGCCATCAGCCAAAGCGACAGCCCAGGCTATGATGGAACACGTTTTCCGGATTCATGGATTCCCGACCAACATCGTGTCTGACCGAGgaccccagttcgtctcgcgattctGGCAAGAGTTCTGTAACCTCATTGGGGCGGAGGTTAGATTGTCCAATGGCCAGGCCGAGCGggccaaccagcagctggaggtgggactgcggctcctcgcctccaggaaCCCAGGTTCTTGGGCCAGTAAACTGGtatgggtggagttcgcccataACACTCTGCCTTGCGCCTCGACCGGTTTAACCCCTTTTCAGTGCGCttatgggttccagccacccTTGTTCCCTGCCTTAGAGGAGGAGGTCCACATCCCGTCGGCACTGACGCTGGTCcggcgctgccgcctcacaTGGCTACGGGCACGGCGAACCATGCTGCAATCTCAGGATCGGTACAAGAGGGCGGCAGACCGTAAGCGAACTCCTGGTCCAGTGTACCAGGTTGGtgaccaggtctggttgtccaccagggacctcCGTCTGCAGGCACAATCACGTAAGTTAACTCCTAAGTTCATAGGCCCATACACAGTTTCACGTATCATTAACCCCGTATCTGTGAGGCTCTCCTTGCCCAGAACCATGAAGATTCACtccacattccacatcagccggCTCAAGCCCTTCCGGTCATGCCCCATGGTCCCTCATCACCAGCCACCTCCACGGGTTATAGATTGAGGCCCTGCCTACACGGTCCGGGAACTTCGTGACTGTAGACGCCGAGGACGGAGCTTTcagtacctggtggactgggagggatacgggccggacgaacgctcctGGGTACCGGCTCGGGACATTTTGGATAAGTCCCTCATCAGGGAGTTCCACGCAgcgcatcctgaggccccgtcacCGGACGGGATGGGTCAACGCGACCGACcttccacagaggaggagccctGACCTCCCTTGACCCTGGGGGATTCGggccctcctcctgcctccgtcGCCGCGGAAGACGCCTCGGGGGGGGccatgccacttcctgtttttactttgtAGTATTTCTTGTTCTCGcttcagttgttcactccctGGTTCACttagcacacctgtcagtaattagttAATCAAGCACCGGTATTTAgtcttcacctcacacacactctagctgccagattgtcaagtcctTGTACTTCTATCCAGCGTTTCTAGTATCGTCTCTTGTGTTTGATCCTGATTATCCTGACCACTGAATCCTGTctgacccttgcctgtaccttagCTTGGATACGAACCCTGCTTGATCATTTGACCTGTGAGTTTTTGCCTAGCCATTATCTGTACCGTCGCTGTGCTCTCCTGTGTAtcgaacctctgcctgcctacTGGACCTGATATTGCCTGCCCCTCGACTGTGCTTAAAGACCGTGCTtctccgtgtatgacctggaccgtttgactCTGACTGTGTTAATAAAATCTGATTCCCTCCTCAACACGttgtgtactgtgcatgtgggtccgacacctgcccaagcctgacagttATACAGTCCTAGTTTTATTAGATTTAACATCTGCTTTTAACACTGTGGATCATGTGATCTTAACAAGTCGACTCCAGTTAACATCATGTCTGAAGTGGCT contains:
- the ppef1 gene encoding serine/threonine-protein phosphatase with EF-hands 1 isoform X1 — protein: MGCGVSVATKTQGNRLETEDLVQTPNRALTMKAAVLIQRWYRRYMARLEMRRRYTWNIFQSIEYAGEQDQLQLSSFFSFMLDNFTQLNGNGPDLISQLLDPVVDPWLDRETCYNFISVPETYTGPRLLFPLSVSDTNALLSAFKEQQSPLSPTQTLHARYVLQLLYETKKLLKQMPNIVHLSTSCTKEITICGDLHGRLDDLLLIFYKNGLPSAETPYVFNGDFVDRGKKSIEVVVLLFAYLLLYPDYMHLNRGNHEDHIMNLRYGFTKEVMQKYKTHACEILQLFQDVFSLLPVATVIDGKILIVHGGISDQTDLDFLSSIERHKVKSALRFPRRRFEQLDIDHSCRQVKRIKSTDASLPSSSRSHSKTHRKRRCGLSRQDSGTSVSSSSSSSSSSSSSLCSPQTPSCLSSRPFPSSPSISYAANVLQVPFLDSLSSVPPPSPPQHEKEWKQIVDILWSDPKIQDGCSPNTFRGGGCYFGPDVTRKLLLQHNLQLLIRSHECKQEGYELCHDGKVITIFSASNYYEDGSNRGAYVKLGRELVPRFYQYQVSRTTRRLTLTQRVRAAEGSALRALQEKLFVHRSELMAGFQQYDQSHSGFVSVSEWILVLEAVLTLDLPWRTLRPHLCRVAPDGRVEYESCFEDMGPGIPLPQVTPNLAETLFRYRTDIEIIFNIIDKDHSGLISVEEFRHTWRLFSAHLGVDIDDKAINDLARSIDFNKDGSIDFTEFLEAFRVVHKLEIKDQQPIGTTNKSLCQEKSLLQ
- the ppef1 gene encoding serine/threonine-protein phosphatase with EF-hands 1 isoform X6; its protein translation is MARLEMRRRYTWNIFQSIEYAGEQDQLQLSSFFSFMLDNFTQLNGNGPDLISQLLDPVVDPWLDRETCYNFISVPETYTGPRLLFPLSVSDTNALLSAFKEQQSPLSPTQTLHARYVLQLLYETKKLLKQMPNIVHLSTSCTKEITICGDLHGRLDDLLLIFYKNGLPSAETPYVFNGDFVDRGKKSIEVVVLLFAYLLLYPDYMHLNRGNHEDHIMNLRYGFTKEVMQKYKTHACEILQLFQDVFSLLPVATVIDGKILIVHGGISDQTDLDFLSSIERHKVKSALRFPRRRFEQLDIDHSCRQVKRIKSTDASLPSSSRSHSKTHRKRRCGLSRQDSGTSVSSSSSSSSSSSSSLCSPQTPSCLSSRPFPSSPSISYAANVLQVPFLDSLSSVPPPSPPQHEKEWKQIVDILWSDPKIQDGCSPNTFRGGGCYFGPDVTRKLLLQHNLQLLIRSHECKQEGYELCHDGKVITIFSASNYYEDGSNRGAYVKLGRELVPRFYQYQVSRTTRRLTLTQRVRAAEGSALRALQEKLFVHRSELMAGFQQYDQSHSGFVSVSEWILVLEAVLTLDLPWRTLRPHLCRVAPDGRVEYESCFEDMGPGIPLPQVTPNLAETLFRYRTDIEIIFNIIDKDHSGLISVEEFRHTWRLFSAHLGVDIDDKAINDLARSIDFNKDGSIDFTEFLEAFRVVHKLEIKDQQPIGTTNKSLCQEKSLLQ
- the ppef1 gene encoding serine/threonine-protein phosphatase with EF-hands 1 isoform X3 codes for the protein MGCGVSVATKTQGNRLETEDLVQTPNRALTMKAAVLIQRWYRRYMARLEMRRRYTWNIFQSIEYAGEQDQLQLSSFFSFMLDNFTQLNGNGPDLISQLLDPVVDPWLDRETCYNFISVPETYTGPRLLFPLSVSDTNALLSAFKEQQTLHARYVLQLLYETKKLLKQMPNIVHLSTSCTKEITICGDLHGRLDDLLLIFYKNGLPSAETPYVFNGDFVDRGKKSIEVVVLLFAYLLLYPDYMHLNRGNHEDHIMNLRYGFTKEVMQKYKTHACEILQLFQDVFSLLPVATVIDGKILIVHGGISDQTDLDFLSSIERHKVKSALRFPRRRFEQLDIDHSCRQVKRIKSTDASLPSSSRSHSKTHRKRRCGLSRQDSGTSVSSSSSSSSSSSSSLCSPQTPSCLSSRPFPSSPSISYAANVLQVPFLDSLSSVPPPSPPQHEKEWKQIVDILWSDPKIQDGCSPNTFRGGGCYFGPDVTRKLLLQHNLQLLIRSHECKQEGYELCHDGKVITIFSASNYYEDGSNRGAYVKLGRELVPRFYQYQVSRTTRRLTLTQRVRAAEGSALRALQEKLFVHRSELMAGFQQYDQSHSGFVSVSEWILVLEAVLTLDLPWRTLRPHLCRVAPDGRVEYESCFEDMGPGIPLPQVTPNLAETLFRYRTDIEIIFNIIDKDHSGLISVEEFRHTWRLFSAHLGVDIDDKAINDLARSIDFNKDGSIDFTEFLEAFRVVHKLEIKDQQPIGTTNKSLCQEKSLLQ